Genomic window (Arthrobacter sp. StoSoilA2):
ATCTCAAGGTCCTCGGACGCCACCAGCAGGAGGTCGTTTATCAGGGTCAGCAGGCGTTGGGCGTTTCGCTCGATCACCTGCAGGTACCCCGGGTTCGGGTCATTTCCCAGGAGCTCAAGGAAGCCGAGCATGGATGTCAGAGGGGTTCGAAGTTCGTGGGAGACGGTTGCTACGAACTTGTCCTTCGCTTCAAGCGCGGATACCAGCGTTGTGACGTCGGTGAAGGCCAGAACCGAACCCTTCAGCTGGCCATCGTCGTCATGAAATTGTCTTGCCGCGACCGAGAAGACCAGCTGCTCGTCTTCCTGGCCTACACGGATCAGCTTGTTGGTAAAACTGCGGCCGGACATGGCAAGCCCTACTGGGCTATCGGGCAGTTGAGTTGTGTCATCCGTAGCCGTGAACGGGTTGTGGCCAGGCATCCGTTGGGCAGCTTTCCGGTCCGCGCGCAGACGGTGATTCGTAAGTATGTCGTTGCCGCCGGCATCGATCGCCCACACGCCGACGTTCACCGTTTCCAGGACGGCATCAAGAAGTTGCTGATGATCCTGTGTGGCCTTGTGCAGGCGGACAAGCTCCCTGTCCTTCAGGTCTTGCATGTTCCTGTGTTTGACTACGACACCTGCCACCAGATGGGCTGTCACGGCGAACCCGGCCAGGATGACAGGAACAACAATCATCCGGATGAGTTCGGTTTGCTCCACTTCGTGTCCCAGCACGTACGGGGAGGCGATGATTCCGCAGAAGGGACCGGCGATAGCCAGGACAAGGCGTGTCCGGCTGGCGCTTAGGGAAAGCCAAATGACCGGGAACGCTATGAGCAGCGTTACGACACTCAGGACGGGGCCGCCGACCTCGCGGGTGAGTGCCAGGACGACGAAATCCACTAACGGTATGAGCACAAAAGTCCCGGGTGGAAGCCGGTTCCAGGGAACAGCAAGGCAGGCAACGAGCATCAGCAGATGAACCACCAGCATGAGCTGAAAGGCAGTGTCAGTCATCGTTTCGGGACTGAAAAGAATGGCGAAGACGACGATCAGGCCCATGGCCAGCGTCACCGGCAGTTGGCACAGGACGACGGCCCTGCGTCGGCCGATTCTGTCGAAGAAGTCATCCAATGGCATAAAAACGGACGTGTCCTGCATAATCGCTAGCCCTCTCCCCAGAAGCCGCCCACAAGTACAGGCTTGATGTCGATAGCCACAGCATAGTCAGGAGATGTAGCGGCGGAAGCGGAAGTGCAGGATTCAGCGTGTAAACCGCTGCTTCAACCCGATGGAACTGCATGGCTAGGTGGTTCCCCTTTCTTGCACTTATAAGTGCAAGTGGCTTAGTGTTAGGGAATATTAGGGAAAGTACGCCGAGGGAGGCGAAATGTCCGCCTTATTGGATCGGACCGAGAAAACCGTCGTAACCACGACTAAGCAGGAGAGCGAACAAGCGCGCCAGCTCACCGAAAGATTACGTTCTACCGCAAACCGGAAGTCAGTCAGATTTGCCGTAGAGGATACCTCGGGCGAGTCCGCACAGGTACCGCCGGAGCTTGCTGCTCTCCTTCGTAAGGTTGTCGAGGTGATCGGACGCGGTGGCACAGTAACCATCGGGACCCTGCCCAAGGAACTGACGACTACTACAGCCGCAAAGATGCTCGGCGTCTCGCGCCCCACGCTCATGCAGCTTGTGCGTAACAACGAATTGCCCTCCCACAAGGTTGGTTCGCATACGCGCATTCTCGCTGAGGATGTTCAGAAATACGTAGAAGCCAGGGCTAAAGTGCGCAGGCAAGGCCTTGATGAGCTTCGAGCATTCGAGGACGAGCTTGACCTGGAGGACTAAGCCGGAAGGGTGACCGTCGAGACTGTAGGGTTCAGTTATGAGCCCGGCGGTCACCATCGTCCTTCTGGACGCCAACATCCTCTACTCCAGAACCCTCCGTGATTGGATAGCCCTTCTTCAGATTGAAGCACCCGGCCTCTTCAGCGTGTCTTGGACGGAGGACATCATGGCTGAGACTCTCTACAACCTTCGTAAGAAGCATCCTTTATGGGCTGATGAGCAGATTGGCGGCATGCGCCGTCGGCTGGAGAAGACTTTCACCGGTGGGCAGATCGCCGGTTATGAGATCGACGCCACCTTGCACTATCCCGATGTTTGCGATGCCCACGTTCACGCAGCCGCCGTTCACGGTGCGGTCGATATTGTTGTCACTGCCAACGCAAAAGACTTTCCGGACAGCGACGATCTTCCATATGAGATCTACCATCCCGACGATTTCTTGGTCCTGGTAGATGACGGAGCGCCTACCGCCGTTCGATCAGTGACCGAGCAGCAGCTTGTCTACTTCCATGGAAGAGCTTCTGCTGGTGATGGTGTGGATCTGCCACATCGGCTCAAAAATGCTGATGCGCCGGAGTTTGCCACCCGCGTCCGGAAACATTTGCAGCGTATAGACATGAGCATTCTGAGTGCGTCGGATGCTGGTGAGGACTTAGTCAAAGCCCAAGGTCGCTAGAAGCACAGTTCTATATAGTTTCTGCCTCCTGTTCGTCCCCCCGCGGCTTCGGTCGGGATTGACCCTGTTGCGCAGCTGAACTCCCGTTGGCTTGCGTCCGAGCATAGACGACATGTGTCGGCCAGCGATACGCCCGCTGACGCTGACGGTTTGTGTGCGCTTCTGCCCTTCCGTCTCAGCGGTAGGTTCTACGTGGCCTTTTTCGAGCTCGCAGCAACGCCGGAACGACTGGAGTTCCGTGTCCGTTCAGGATTCGGCCAGTGTATTGAGGCTGGTCATGAGATCGCGGTTCGCAGTCAGGGCGGCGTTCGCGGTCGCGGCGGCCGCGCCTGTGCCCAAGGCGTCCTTGGCAAGCTCCAGATGCCGTCTGGTCATGACCGTGGGATCGTCCTGGAGCCATTCGTGACCTCCCCATTCGCTGGTGAGCGTGCCCGCAAAGCCTTCCTCACCCAGGAGCCGGCCGAGTTGCTGAAGCGGCCGGGACACCCGCCCGTCAGTATCCTGGAGGTCCCAGAATTTCAGGTGGAACGCGCCTACGAGCGGCAGGATTCCCTTGAGTTCCGATGCGTCACTGCGTCCAAAACGGATCACCAGGTTCATGAAGAGAGTGTGGATCGCGGGTGGAACCACATCTGAGCGCAGTGCCGTAACGACGGCGTCGTGGGTCGCCGGGTCTTTCCAATCGGTCTCCAGCCGTGCAAGTAGGTCCGCTGCCACACCGGCCTTTGCCAGTTCCTCTAGATAGGTCACCGGGAGCGCAGGCATCAACATGCTGATGTCCACCAGGACCCGGATCCGATCGTCGTCCAGGGACGAGATGTGGTCCAAGGCACGCAGCACCTGGGGATTCCGCGGGTGCTGTTGGCCTTGGATTTCCTCGAAGAGAACAAGATCGAGGTCGTGCAGCAGTGGTTGGACCAGTTTGAGCAGCTCCGGTCCGGCCTGTCCGATCGGAAGCCGGACCCCTGTTGCCCCCACGCGCTGGGCGGCTTTGAGTTGCGGTACCAGGAACTCCAGCCGCTGGGCGGTGGTGCGGCGTGCCGTCGTCGTCAAGTAGTCATCAAGACTGCAGCCGACGATGCTCACGCTGCCACCCGCTGCCTCCATGGCGCTGCGGAAGGCGCCGACTTCCTGGTCCTGTGGGGCAGGAAACGTCCGCCACAACAGCCCGGGTTCCAGTTCCACAACTGTGGCGATCCCTGCTTTGGCAATGCCGGTGACGATCTCGGCGCTGGTCCTTTCGGATGCGATGATTTCCGGCGTCCAGTTGAAGGCGCTGGCAGCCATCGTCCATCCCGAAGGTAAGAGGGTTTCCATGGGGAGCCTTTCCATATAAGTATCTTAATGACAAACTTATGTCACTTTCAGACAAAGGAGCATGTGATGTTGAAGAACGCCCTGCGCGAGGATGCCTTGAGCTTTGGTCCGGATGGATTTGAGCTTCGGTTGGGCCTTCCATGGATTCGTTCAATGCCGCTGTCCTCTATCCGGGGCCTTTCCGTCTCCGTGGATGGCTGGTCTCCGGCGGAAGGGGAGTTGCGGGTCAGGTTGGGTCAACGGGCCATCCCCGCGGATGCCTTGGCGGGAGAGTCTGGTTGGTGGTTCATTCAGGACCGCCTGGTGATCCTGTTCCCGGTCAACCGGTTCCGTGATCGCAGTGGCAACGTGCGGAAAGTGTCCGTGGACTTCGAATTGATCGTTCCGTACCTGCGTGGTGGGGCAGATGGGCCGCTGGTCCTGCCCTTCCACTTGGAAGCGATGTTGCAGGCCTCGCAGGTGGTCCCGCGGGGAGTCTCGCTCGACGTCGCCTAGAAAGCGGATTTACGGACGGGGTGTGCAGGCTGGCACACCCCGCCGTTTCATGTCACTTCTGCGTTGCAGGCTCTCCGGCCTCCACCCACTCCGTGAACATCTTGCGGACCATGGGTTCCAACGTTGTGGGCCACCAATCCCCGCCCTCCACAGCTTGTCCCAGGTCCTCGGGGGTTGGAACAGTGACTTCGCCTGTGGCCGCCCACTCCGCGCTGCGTGGGAAGAGTGCTCGGAAGGCGGGGTGGCTCATCGCCTGTACATTGTGGCCGATACCTATGGAGACGGAGCGGCCCGCACCGTATTCCACGGCCCACGCCACCGGATGCTCGTCGCCCATGCCCGGCATGCTCCGCCACTGCGCGGGCACCTGCGTGTAGCGCAATGGGTTGTCCCAGCCCTTGAGCAGGATGGTCTTCCTGACGCCTTCGGGCCATTTAAGTCCCACGTAAAGGTCGTCGTTGTAATGCGGGAACTCGCTGGGCCACCCTTCCGTGATGGGGTGCGCTTCTGCGGTGTGGATAAGAAAATCGTTGTTGGGTGCCCGGCGCGAGGTATCCTCGCGCATCACACCGCCCAGAAGGCGTTCATACTCGGGATCCCAGCCCACCCCGCCGGCCAGCGTCGGATGGTAGGCAATGAGGCCTTTGCCGCCAGCCACGAAATCGAACAGGGCTTGTTCTGCCGCCTGGCCGAACCGCTCCTCCGGCACGTCGCGCCAAGGATCATGGCGGCCGTAGTAGTTCAGCACGACGAGGTCGTAGGGCTTGAGGGTGCCGGCTGTTGCTCCGCGGAATTCTTCGGTGACACGCACCTCGAAACGGCCGGTTTCTTCCAATGCCGCCTTGAGCGCCGGGGTGATCTGACGCCAGTCGTGGTGGACATCGGTCATGCCGGTAATGATCAGCGTCTTAATGGTTGCGGGCATTCGTGGGACACTCCTTCGTGACTCGACTTATGATCCGAAGATACATGCTTAAGTCGGAATCAGGAAGAAGTTTTCCGCCGTAAGTTGCCTAGCTCAACGTCAGGGTTTTGATCGGGCCTGGCTTGCCTTGGGCAAACCAGCGCGGGAACGTGGCCTCAAAGAGTTGTTCGCGCGCCAGCTCAGCGCCGCCCCGCAGGGGTTCGCGTTCGTCGTTCACGGACAGAAGGATCCGCAGGTCCCTGGTGGCCAGTGGCAGGGACAGTTCGTAAACGCGTTGCCGCACTTCAGCGAGGTACACCTCGCCGGCGGATGCCATGGCCCCGCCGATCACAATGATCCCTGGGTTGAACATGTTGACCAGGGCTGCGATTGATTCACCCACAACCCGTGCCGAGCGCTGAAGCAGGCGCACTGCCAGCGCATCACCGCTGATGGCCGCCAGTGCGATGCCCTCGGGCGAGAGGGGCTGCCCCTTCTCGACGGATGTGGCAAGTGGGCCCGTGGCGCCTTCCTTGATGGCAAGTTCCGCATCACGGATCAATGCCCAGCCTCCGGCGACGGCTTCCAGACAGCCGACCTTTCCGCACCGGCAGAGTGCGTCCGAGTCCGGCACACGAACATGCCCGATGTCGCCGGCCGCACCGTTGGCGCCCCGGTGAATGCGTCCCTGCGATAGCAGTCCGGCGCCGATGCCCGATCCGATCTTGCAGTAGATGAGGTCGGCGTATGCGTCGCGCCTGCGCGCCCGTTCACCCAGGGCGAGCAGGTTGACGTCGTTGTCCACCCAGACCGGAGCGTCAAAGCGTTCCTCGAAGGGGGTGCGGATGTCCGAACCGTTCCAGCCGGGCATGATCGGCGGCGCCACCGGCTGTCCGCTCTCGAAGTCAACGGGGCCGGGAACGCCCACAACCACAGACCAGACAGGCAGTTCCACGGCGCTTCCAAGGAGGTCATCCAGGAGCTCCATGGCGGCCTTCAAGGTCTCCGCCGGTCCGCGTGCAATGTCCCACTCGCGGTGCCTCTGGTCGATGATGTCTCCGTCCAGCTCCGCGTAGCCCACCCTGATGTGCAGGGCGCCGAGGGCGCACACGATGATCCGTCCTTGCTCTGAGCGGAAGCGGAGCGTCCTGGGTGCGCGGCCTCCCGACGAAGCGCCGAACTCGCCGTCCCCGAGGAAGCCCATCTGGATCGCCTGGTCCACCCGTTGCGTCACCACGCCCCGGCCCAGGCCGGTAACGCGGCCAATTTCGGGACGGGTTGTTGCTTCCCCCGTGCGCACAAGGTTGACGATGCGGAGCAAGCTCGTGACTTCGTCTGTCTGCGCACCGAACCGGAGTGTGGAATCTGTGGTCATAACTCAAAATTGTCCCACAAGAAGGTCACTAATGTGCGGAATTTGGTGCACTATAGCCAGAACCGAATGAACTTAGGAATGATGCTGACAAAAGGAGTACGCGTCATGACATGGAAAGTGGGTTTCCTGGGCGCCGGGCCTGGCGTCGCGGCCCTTCATCTTCCAACGTTGGGCCGTTTGGACGATAAATTCCGGGTGGCTCACGTTGCGGATGCCGGCAGCGGGCGTGCACGAACACTGGCTGAACCCCTGCATGCCAGCTGGTCAGCCGGGGACGGGGAGCTGCTGGCCGACCCGGACGTCGAGGTTGTGGCTATCTGCAGTCCACCGGCGGAACATCAACGCCAGATCATGGCGGCGGTTGGGGCAGGCAAGAAAGCCATCTTCTGCGAAAAGCCTTTGGCCACCACCAAGGAGGCGGCGGAAGGTGTTGTGGCTGCCTGCCGCGCCGCCGGCACCGTCTTGATGGTCGGAACCAATCACGCCTACGATCCCGGGTGGCTGCTGGCACGTCACCTGCTTGAGGAGGAGCAGGAGGGGCCTGAGTCCATTGCAGTCACGCTGGCACTGCCGCCGAACGGCCGCTACCATCAGCTGGTCTCGGAGAATGGCTCCGCCCAGGCCCAGACGCAGGCCCATGCCCAGGCCCAGGCCCCGGCCCGGGAGCGGCCCGACACCGCAGATCCTGGCGTTGCCGCCCACATCGTGAAGCAGCTGCTGACCGGTCTTGCCGTCCACGACCTTCCTGCGGTCCGGCATTTCGCGCCGGATATAGAGGCCGTCCAGTACGCCCGGTTCGTTCCGCCGATCGGATTCGCGGTGGGGTACAAGGCAAACGGCGTCAACGTCCAGTTGGCTCTGACCATGCTGCCCGCGGGCCCGGATGTCCTCTGGAGGGTGACGTTTTCCTCGCCGGAGCAGCGGTTGGATCTTGAGTACCCGCCTCCTTTCGTCCATGCAGGCAGCGGCCGTGTCAGTGTGGCGCGGGCCGATGGGTCCAGGACGGAGTATCCGTCAGTGAAGCAGGATGGCTATGAGGCGGAGTGGCTGCACTTCGTGCACCTCCTCGAACGCACCATTGCTGTGGACTACGACCAGATCCTGGCAGATGCCCTGTACCCGCTGGGGCTGGCCGATGCGGTCTTCGCCGCGATGACCACAGGAGACGTGCAGTGAGTGGGGCTCGAGCCGTTGTGGCCACGGCGCGGAATTACCGGGCCGCCGTTGCGGAGCTTCGCGGGAGTGCACGTCACAGTGATCTCGTGCCGGGCGCCGTGGTGGTCATTCCGGGCGGAGGTCCGTGGTGGACATTGCTGTTGGAAGCGCAGGCAGCGGGAGCGGTGGCCGTCGTCGTCTCCAATCCTGGGCGCGTTCCTCCCGAGGCGGGGTCTGCGCTGTCGGCTGACGCTGTCACTCTTCCCGTGGTTGTGGAGAGGCCGTACGCGCGGGCGGACATCCTTGCCGATGCCCTCGGCGCGCGGGCCGGAAATGCTCCGACGATGGTGACGGTGGAATGCGCAGCGCCTGCCCTGGACCTGGGGGCGACCTTGCGTGACGGGTTGCGGTGGGCCGCTGTGCTGGCAGGAGGGCCGCTCAGTTACTGCGGCGGTGGGGACGGCACCTTCCTCCTCGAGGCAGCCGGCGTGTCCGGCTCGGTTCCTGTGACCGCCGGGGTGCGGCTGTTGACAGGGGATGCGCGTGATCCGCTGCTTCGGGTGATGGCCTTGGGGGAGGTCCGCTCGGAGATTGAGTCTGGAAGGGTTGGAGCGGGCGTTCGCCTTGAGACAGCCACCTTCAACGGGACAATCCGGGCTCCACTGCGGTACGAAACGCCGGCGCGCCTGGCACTCCGCAGGGCCTTGGATTCCTGCCGTTCGGGCGAGCGGCCCGACGATCTGGAACACCTCCTCAGCGATCACGACCTCGCTGCGCATCTCCTCGGACCGCATAAGTAACACTGATCTTCGGCATAGGTAATATCCTCTTCCCTGATGCGCTGCAGGGGCCAGAGACTTGATGTGGGCAGATTTACAGACCACTGAAAGGATCGAAGATGATCAAGCTTCTCTCCCACCTCTCCTACGTAGCAATTACCACTCCCGACGTCGAGGCCTCCGTTGACTTTTACGTCAACCAGGTGGGGCTCAAGGTTGTGGACCGCGTTGACGGCGCCGTCTACCTCCGGTGCTGGGGCGACTACTACCGCTACAGCGTGGTTGTTGTTCCGGGCGAAGAGCCGGCACTGGAAACCATGGCATGGCGGACGTCCAGCGCCGAAGCACTGGACGAAGCGGTGCGACGCATCGAAGCGGCAGGGGCTAAAGGCGAATGGACTGACATCCATGGCATTGGCCGTGGCTACCGCTTCGTGGGGCCGTGGGGCCACAGCATGACACTGCACTGGGACGTTACGCGATACCAGGGTGAGGGCCAGGATCTTTCCATCTACCCGGACCGCCCGGCGCGCCGCAGCAAGGTGGCGGGCGCACCCCGCCAGCTGGACCACGTGACCATCGCAACCAGTGACGTGGACGGGTTCGCCAAGTGGTACAACGATGTTCTTGGCTTCCGCATCATGGCCCGGACAGTCCTGGACGAGGCCCCCATCTCGGTGTTCTCCGTGCTGACCACCAACGAGAAGTCCCACGACCTCGGCGTGGTCCTGGACGGCTCCACGCGTGCTGGACGCATCAACCACTACGCCTTCTGGGTGGATACCCGCGAAGAA
Coding sequences:
- a CDS encoding restriction endonuclease subunit R, whose product is METLLPSGWTMAASAFNWTPEIIASERTSAEIVTGIAKAGIATVVELEPGLLWRTFPAPQDQEVGAFRSAMEAAGGSVSIVGCSLDDYLTTTARRTTAQRLEFLVPQLKAAQRVGATGVRLPIGQAGPELLKLVQPLLHDLDLVLFEEIQGQQHPRNPQVLRALDHISSLDDDRIRVLVDISMLMPALPVTYLEELAKAGVAADLLARLETDWKDPATHDAVVTALRSDVVPPAIHTLFMNLVIRFGRSDASELKGILPLVGAFHLKFWDLQDTDGRVSRPLQQLGRLLGEEGFAGTLTSEWGGHEWLQDDPTVMTRRHLELAKDALGTGAAAATANAALTANRDLMTSLNTLAES
- a CDS encoding PIN domain-containing protein, giving the protein MSPAVTIVLLDANILYSRTLRDWIALLQIEAPGLFSVSWTEDIMAETLYNLRKKHPLWADEQIGGMRRRLEKTFTGGQIAGYEIDATLHYPDVCDAHVHAAAVHGAVDIVVTANAKDFPDSDDLPYEIYHPDDFLVLVDDGAPTAVRSVTEQQLVYFHGRASAGDGVDLPHRLKNADAPEFATRVRKHLQRIDMSILSASDAGEDLVKAQGR
- a CDS encoding ROK family protein; translation: MTTDSTLRFGAQTDEVTSLLRIVNLVRTGEATTRPEIGRVTGLGRGVVTQRVDQAIQMGFLGDGEFGASSGGRAPRTLRFRSEQGRIIVCALGALHIRVGYAELDGDIIDQRHREWDIARGPAETLKAAMELLDDLLGSAVELPVWSVVVGVPGPVDFESGQPVAPPIMPGWNGSDIRTPFEERFDAPVWVDNDVNLLALGERARRRDAYADLIYCKIGSGIGAGLLSQGRIHRGANGAAGDIGHVRVPDSDALCRCGKVGCLEAVAGGWALIRDAELAIKEGATGPLATSVEKGQPLSPEGIALAAISGDALAVRLLQRSARVVGESIAALVNMFNPGIIVIGGAMASAGEVYLAEVRQRVYELSLPLATRDLRILLSVNDEREPLRGGAELAREQLFEATFPRWFAQGKPGPIKTLTLS
- a CDS encoding helix-turn-helix domain-containing protein, with the translated sequence MSALLDRTEKTVVTTTKQESEQARQLTERLRSTANRKSVRFAVEDTSGESAQVPPELAALLRKVVEVIGRGGTVTIGTLPKELTTTTAAKMLGVSRPTLMQLVRNNELPSHKVGSHTRILAEDVQKYVEARAKVRRQGLDELRAFEDELDLED
- a CDS encoding ThuA domain-containing protein; the protein is MPATIKTLIITGMTDVHHDWRQITPALKAALEETGRFEVRVTEEFRGATAGTLKPYDLVVLNYYGRHDPWRDVPEERFGQAAEQALFDFVAGGKGLIAYHPTLAGGVGWDPEYERLLGGVMREDTSRRAPNNDFLIHTAEAHPITEGWPSEFPHYNDDLYVGLKWPEGVRKTILLKGWDNPLRYTQVPAQWRSMPGMGDEHPVAWAVEYGAGRSVSIGIGHNVQAMSHPAFRALFPRSAEWAATGEVTVPTPEDLGQAVEGGDWWPTTLEPMVRKMFTEWVEAGEPATQK
- a CDS encoding HAMP domain-containing sensor histidine kinase, encoding MQDTSVFMPLDDFFDRIGRRRAVVLCQLPVTLAMGLIVVFAILFSPETMTDTAFQLMLVVHLLMLVACLAVPWNRLPPGTFVLIPLVDFVVLALTREVGGPVLSVVTLLIAFPVIWLSLSASRTRLVLAIAGPFCGIIASPYVLGHEVEQTELIRMIVVPVILAGFAVTAHLVAGVVVKHRNMQDLKDRELVRLHKATQDHQQLLDAVLETVNVGVWAIDAGGNDILTNHRLRADRKAAQRMPGHNPFTATDDTTQLPDSPVGLAMSGRSFTNKLIRVGQEDEQLVFSVAARQFHDDDGQLKGSVLAFTDVTTLVSALEAKDKFVATVSHELRTPLTSMLGFLELLGNDPNPGYLQVIERNAQRLLTLINDLLLVASEDLEIRRRPANLSRLMDAAARSAQQEASAKGIIIHDNIDADLEAEVDPGQFTRAIEQLLSNAIKFSPHGSEVTVSLRRQNGGFICSISDQGIGMTAEEQRQAFTKFFRSDQAMKTAIPGAGLGLSISKAIVEAHGGQINLESRPGKGTTVTLNVSH
- a CDS encoding VOC family protein, producing the protein MIKLLSHLSYVAITTPDVEASVDFYVNQVGLKVVDRVDGAVYLRCWGDYYRYSVVVVPGEEPALETMAWRTSSAEALDEAVRRIEAAGAKGEWTDIHGIGRGYRFVGPWGHSMTLHWDVTRYQGEGQDLSIYPDRPARRSKVAGAPRQLDHVTIATSDVDGFAKWYNDVLGFRIMARTVLDEAPISVFSVLTTNEKSHDLGVVLDGSTRAGRINHYAFWVDTREELLIAADTLMENGIPIEYGPSIHGIGEQNFLYYREPSTLRIELNTGGYRNYVPDWEPNTWTPSIGSNNMYRNGAMPMSMTESFPPADGPSATEEGVPEEIKEALFNPYARQGQG
- a CDS encoding Gfo/Idh/MocA family oxidoreductase, which translates into the protein MTWKVGFLGAGPGVAALHLPTLGRLDDKFRVAHVADAGSGRARTLAEPLHASWSAGDGELLADPDVEVVAICSPPAEHQRQIMAAVGAGKKAIFCEKPLATTKEAAEGVVAACRAAGTVLMVGTNHAYDPGWLLARHLLEEEQEGPESIAVTLALPPNGRYHQLVSENGSAQAQTQAHAQAQAPARERPDTADPGVAAHIVKQLLTGLAVHDLPAVRHFAPDIEAVQYARFVPPIGFAVGYKANGVNVQLALTMLPAGPDVLWRVTFSSPEQRLDLEYPPPFVHAGSGRVSVARADGSRTEYPSVKQDGYEAEWLHFVHLLERTIAVDYDQILADALYPLGLADAVFAAMTTGDVQ